One stretch of Francisella sp. LA112445 DNA includes these proteins:
- a CDS encoding MFS transporter, giving the protein MKNYKIIILLSYISIASASAVIINPALPNIAKGFGISTGAVEWLVSVFLIGYVAGQIIYGPIAKKYGDAKTLRIGMIINIIGILICLLSSSMSMLLIGRFVTAIGASAGLVCTFIIINNSLSPHKAKLALSFATISFAISLTLATLIGGLISAYTHWYYCFYVLLLQAVIMFGASFLYDNKKDFSFDLKVSTIIDGYKNAFSNFKLVVFAMTLGVMTVFSYCYSVAGPFIAHNMFSFNSAQYSLWTSMTIVGIISGSMLIAKVINKHDSHRILIVALVCFFALLIVTAGLKMANEITPLVFFVLITLMYFVCNFIYPTASHLASNAIECKSNGSAAMNFINMLTGVIAVSIMGYIPFEYIWSFLLMCAILPVICFVLIIYNKF; this is encoded by the coding sequence ATGAAAAACTATAAAATAATAATTCTATTAAGTTATATAAGTATTGCTAGTGCTTCGGCAGTTATTATAAACCCTGCATTACCAAATATTGCTAAAGGGTTTGGGATATCTACTGGTGCAGTTGAGTGGTTAGTGAGTGTTTTCCTTATAGGATATGTTGCAGGTCAAATAATATATGGACCAATTGCAAAAAAATATGGAGATGCTAAAACACTACGAATTGGGATGATTATAAATATCATTGGTATACTAATTTGTTTACTATCTTCGTCTATGTCTATGTTACTTATAGGAAGATTTGTAACAGCTATAGGAGCATCAGCGGGGCTGGTGTGTACATTTATTATAATAAATAACTCTCTTTCTCCTCATAAAGCTAAGTTAGCCTTATCTTTTGCAACTATATCTTTTGCAATATCATTAACGCTAGCAACATTAATAGGAGGTTTAATCAGTGCTTATACTCATTGGTACTACTGTTTTTATGTATTATTGTTACAAGCTGTGATAATGTTTGGAGCAAGTTTTTTATATGATAATAAAAAAGACTTTAGCTTTGATTTGAAAGTATCTACTATTATTGATGGCTATAAAAATGCTTTTAGTAACTTCAAATTAGTAGTGTTTGCGATGACATTAGGGGTTATGACAGTTTTTAGCTATTGTTACTCTGTAGCAGGTCCTTTTATTGCTCATAATATGTTCAGTTTTAATAGTGCGCAATATAGTTTGTGGACTTCTATGACAATTGTAGGAATTATATCAGGATCAATGTTGATTGCTAAAGTAATAAATAAGCATGATAGTCATAGAATACTTATTGTAGCTTTAGTTTGCTTTTTTGCCTTGCTTATAGTTACAGCAGGATTAAAAATGGCTAATGAGATTACACCATTGGTATTCTTTGTACTAATAACGTTGATGTATTTTGTATGTAATTTTATATATCCTACAGCTTCTCATCTAGCATCTAATGCGATTGAGTGTAAATCAAATGGATCAGCAGCAATGAATTTTATAAATATGTTAACAGGTGTTATAGCGGTCTCTATAATGGGGTATATACCTTTTGAATATATTTGGAGCTTTTTGTTAATGTGTGCAATACTTCCAGTTATTTGTTTTGTATTAATTATTTATAATAAGTTTTAA
- a CDS encoding MFS transporter, giving the protein MKNYKIAILLSYISIASASAVIINPALPQISSQFGLTNGAVEWLVSIFLIGYVIGQIIYGPIAKKYGDSNTLRIGMIINVIGLIICLLGATNSSMLMLLIGRLISAIGASAGLVCTFIILNNSVAPHKAKVSLSFATVSFAISLTLATLIGGLITTYSHWSNCFYVLLLHAVIMFGLSFLYENKRDFDFNLRVSAIIEGYLEAFSSFKLVVFALTLGVMSLFSYCYSAAGPFIAHHIFNFNSAQYSIWTSMTIIGILSGAVVAAKIINKYKSESILLVALVCLIILIVILGVLKVTGNVTPIAFFVIVTLMYFVCNFIFPTGSHIASNAIECRSNASAAMNFINVLAAVVGVAVMGYMPFEYIWNFMLISAILPIVCFVIILCKKF; this is encoded by the coding sequence ATGAAAAATTATAAAATAGCAATCTTATTAAGTTATATAAGTATAGCGAGTGCCTCAGCAGTTATTATAAACCCTGCTTTACCTCAAATTTCTAGTCAGTTTGGTTTAACGAATGGTGCTGTTGAGTGGTTGGTGAGTATCTTTCTTATAGGATATGTTATAGGCCAAATAATATATGGACCAATAGCAAAGAAATATGGTGACTCTAATACACTAAGAATAGGAATGATCATAAATGTAATTGGCCTTATAATTTGTTTATTAGGTGCAACAAATTCGTCTATGTTGATGTTGCTTATCGGAAGATTAATAAGTGCTATAGGAGCATCAGCTGGGCTGGTATGTACTTTTATTATATTAAATAACTCTGTTGCACCACATAAGGCAAAGGTATCCTTATCTTTCGCGACAGTGTCTTTTGCGATATCTTTAACATTAGCTACGCTAATAGGAGGGTTGATTACTACATATAGCCATTGGAGTAACTGTTTTTATGTATTGCTACTACATGCTGTAATAATGTTTGGTCTAAGTTTCTTGTATGAAAATAAAAGAGACTTTGATTTCAATTTGAGAGTATCAGCTATTATTGAAGGATATTTAGAGGCCTTTAGTAGTTTTAAATTAGTTGTTTTTGCATTAACGCTAGGAGTGATGTCTTTGTTTAGTTATTGTTACTCTGCAGCAGGTCCGTTTATAGCACATCATATATTTAACTTTAATAGTGCTCAGTATAGTATATGGACTTCTATGACAATTATAGGAATCTTATCTGGAGCAGTAGTAGCTGCAAAGATAATAAATAAATATAAAAGTGAAAGTATACTTCTTGTAGCTTTAGTTTGTCTTATTATCTTAATTGTTATTTTGGGAGTATTAAAAGTAACTGGAAACGTCACTCCAATTGCATTCTTTGTAATAGTAACTTTAATGTACTTTGTATGTAACTTTATATTTCCTACAGGATCACATATCGCTTCAAATGCAATTGAGTGTAGATCAAACGCATCAGCAGCGATGAACTTTATAAATGTGTTAGCTGCAGTTGTGGGTGTTGCAGTAATGGGCTATATGCCATTTGAGTACATTTGGAATTTTATGCTGATATCTGCAATACTTCCAATAGTTTGCTTTGTAATTATTCTTTGTAAGAAATTCTAA
- a CDS encoding LysR family transcriptional regulator has product MKDYKKIPISLFEVFHELVLHGSFTNTAKVLGVTKAAISHSIKLLEKELKVDLINRTTRTLSLTHEGKILFEYCANLQHEIMKVRDLAESFHSEPSGILRISTKPFFARKILLKLIKQYSKNFPKVKIEVSVEEKLPDFKTQEADIVLGVNWPPPEDIIARRIAKTRYVLCASPNYLKERGVPKNLEDLSNHIIIPHLSRATLLVNTKNSIKTNISKPIISADSTEFIKECVLDSMGIAQFHEYIIRKELEEGRLVEILPNEFANEQELFIYYPKNKFVQPKIREFVNLVINSEILSNI; this is encoded by the coding sequence ATGAAAGATTATAAAAAAATACCTATTTCTCTATTTGAGGTTTTCCATGAGCTCGTTTTACATGGAAGTTTTACAAACACTGCAAAAGTCCTTGGAGTTACAAAAGCCGCAATAAGTCACTCGATAAAGCTTCTTGAGAAAGAGCTAAAAGTTGATTTAATAAATCGCACAACAAGGACACTGTCTCTTACCCATGAGGGGAAAATTCTATTTGAATACTGTGCTAATCTACAACATGAAATAATGAAAGTGAGAGACCTAGCAGAATCATTTCATAGTGAGCCGTCTGGAATATTAAGGATAAGTACTAAACCATTCTTTGCTCGAAAGATTCTTTTAAAACTCATAAAGCAATATTCAAAAAACTTTCCTAAAGTTAAAATAGAAGTGAGCGTTGAAGAAAAATTACCTGATTTTAAAACTCAAGAAGCGGATATTGTTCTAGGAGTTAACTGGCCTCCCCCTGAAGATATTATTGCACGCAGAATTGCAAAAACGAGATATGTTTTATGTGCAAGTCCTAACTATCTTAAAGAAAGAGGAGTCCCTAAGAATTTAGAGGACTTATCTAATCATATTATTATACCTCATCTCTCTAGGGCAACTCTTTTAGTAAATACTAAAAATAGTATTAAAACTAATATTAGTAAACCTATAATATCTGCTGATAGTACAGAGTTTATAAAAGAATGTGTCTTAGATAGTATGGGCATAGCACAATTTCATGAGTATATAATAAGAAAAGAGCTAGAAGAAGGTAGATTAGTCGAAATATTACCTAATGAATTTGCTAATGAACAGGAGTTGTTTATATATTATCCAAAAAATAAATTTGTCCAACCTAAAATAAGAGAGTTTGTCAACTTAGTTATAAATAGTGAAATTCTATCTAATATCTGA
- a CDS encoding MFS transporter — translation MRNYKIIILLSYIGLASGSAAILNPALPYITREYGLSKGAVEWIVTAFLIGYVVGLIIYGPIAKKYGGAKTLRIGMIINIIGIIICLLASKDSSMFMLATGRFVTAVGASAGLACVFLILNQSLAPHKVKFALSFATVSFTLAITIATLIGGVITTYSYWSYCFYVLLLQAVIMFGMSFLYENKKDAGYDLKVSAIVGGYLEAFKSYKLIVFSLAIGSMSVFSYCYSASGPFMAHSLFNFSSAEYSIWTSMTMIGILSGSIIIAKIINKYESENILIIALICLIILIVVLAVLKVANSLTPVIFFVLITLMYFVCNFIFPTGSHIASNAIECKANGSAAMNFINMLTAVVGVTAMGYVPFEYIWSFLLLSAILPVVCLVLIAINKRISQS, via the coding sequence ATGAGAAATTATAAAATAATAATTTTATTAAGCTATATTGGTCTTGCAAGTGGTTCAGCTGCTATTCTTAATCCTGCATTACCATATATTACAAGAGAATATGGTTTATCTAAAGGAGCTGTTGAATGGATTGTGACAGCTTTTTTGATAGGGTATGTTGTAGGGTTAATAATATATGGACCTATAGCAAAGAAATATGGTGGAGCAAAAACACTAAGAATAGGTATGATCATAAATATCATAGGAATAATAATATGTCTATTGGCATCAAAAGATTCATCTATGTTTATGCTGGCTACAGGAAGGTTTGTAACGGCTGTGGGAGCCTCTGCTGGACTAGCATGTGTCTTTCTTATACTAAATCAATCGCTTGCGCCTCATAAAGTGAAATTCGCCTTATCTTTTGCAACGGTCTCTTTTACTTTAGCAATAACAATAGCTACATTAATAGGGGGAGTAATTACTACTTATAGCTATTGGAGTTATTGTTTTTATGTATTATTATTACAAGCCGTGATAATGTTTGGTATGAGCTTCTTATATGAAAATAAAAAAGATGCTGGATATGATCTTAAAGTATCAGCTATTGTTGGTGGATATCTAGAAGCTTTTAAAAGCTATAAACTAATAGTTTTCTCATTGGCAATAGGTTCTATGTCTGTCTTTAGTTATTGCTATTCTGCATCTGGGCCTTTTATGGCTCACTCTTTATTTAACTTTAGTAGTGCAGAATATAGTATTTGGACTTCTATGACTATGATAGGAATTTTATCTGGATCGATAATAATAGCTAAAATAATAAATAAATATGAAAGTGAAAATATACTTATTATTGCTTTGATTTGTCTAATTATTTTGATTGTAGTTTTGGCTGTGTTAAAGGTTGCTAATAGTCTTACGCCAGTAATATTTTTTGTATTGATAACTTTAATGTACTTTGTATGTAATTTTATATTTCCTACGGGGTCACATATCGCATCAAATGCGATTGAGTGTAAGGCGAATGGTTCGGCAGCTATGAATTTTATAAATATGTTAACAGCTGTTGTAGGAGTAACTGCGATGGGATATGTACCATTTGAGTATATTTGGAGTTTCCTATTATTATCAGCTATATTACCTGTTGTATGTTTAGTATTAATTGCAATTAATAAAAGAATATCTCAATCATAA